In the Sinomonas cyclohexanicum genome, TCGAGGGCGCCCGTGCGGAGCTCGCCGAGCAGTACCCCGACGATGAACCGCTGCTCGCGCTCGGTGGCACGCCCCATGAAGCTGGCGAGCAGCCCGGCGCGGACCGCTCCCGAGCGCGCCCCGGACGTCACGGCGAGCTGGTCGAGCAAGGCGTCGAACTCGCCGACCGTGAGCGACGGCTCGGACGACGGCGGCATGTCGCCTCGCGCGCCGGAAAGCCCCCGCCAGCCGACCCCGACCCGGCCCTGCCGGGGCTTCGCGACGAGCATGCCGACGGCGGTCCCCAACTCCTCGGGCGACTCCGCTGCGAGGCGGCGCAGCAGCTGCGCGAGTGCCTCGACCTTCGCGAGCCGAGACCGGGTGGACGCTACCGTCTCGGCGGTGGAGACGAGCTCGTCGAGCAGCATGGGCCCGGTACCGCTACCCCGCTGCCTTCCTGCGGCCCATGAAGATCGCCAGGACGAGCGCTAGGAGGGCGGTGGCCACGAGGAGCAGCAGCCCGATCGCGTACGAGTGCTGCGCGGCGTTGTACGTGGCGCCCATGACGAGCGGCGGGAAGTAGCCGCCCAGGCCGCCGGCGGCGCTGACCACACCGGTGACCGCACCGACGGTCCCGGGAGGGGCCTGCTTGCCGAGCCACGCGAACACGCCGCCGGTGCCCAGTCCGAGCGCGGCGGCCATGGCCAGGAAGGTCAGGCCCGTGGCCACCTCGCCCGATGGTTGGAGGTTCACGACGAAGGCGAGGACCGCGACGCCCGTGAGCGAGACGATGACCACCGGCTTCGACCCGATCCGGTCCGCGATGATCCCGCCGATCGGCCGGGCGATGACGGCGGCAAGTGCGAAGCCCGCGGTGCGCGTGCCCGCCGAGGTGAGGTCGAAGTTGTAGATGTCCCTCAAGTAGGTGGGCAGGTACGTGCTGAACGAGACGAAGCCGCCGAACACCACGGCGTAGAGGAAGCACAGCTGCCACGTCACGGGCATCTTCGCGGCGTTCAACAGCTTGCCGAAGCTGCCCGAGGCCACCGGCGTCCACGTGGGCGACTCGCGCATGAAGAAGAACACGACCGCCGCCATGACCAGAAGCAGGACGGCGATGATGACGTGCGTGGGCCAATAGCCGAACCACGTGACAAACCGCGGCGTGAGGAACGCCGAGAGGGCGGTGCCGCCCATGCCCATCCCGAAGATGCCTGTCGCGAACCCCTGCCGGGCCTTCGGGTACCACGCGGCCGAGAACGGGATGCCCGCGGTGAACACCGTGCCCGCGACGCCGAGGAAGAACCCGACCACGAGCAGGAGGGCGTAGGACTTCAGGCTGCCGGCGAGCGCGACGAGCAGGACGAGCGGCGCCGTCACCACGAGGATGAGGATCAGGAGGCGCCTGCCGCCGAACTTGTCGGTCAGCACGCCCACGGGTACTCGTCCGAGGGCGCCGACGAGCACGGGCATCGCGACGAGCGCTCCCGTCTGCGCTGCGTTGAGTCCCAGGTCGTGCGCATAGCGCGTGCCGAGGGGCGCGATGACCGTCCAGCCCCAGAAGCCCACTACGGAGGCCAACGTGGCCAAGGTCAGGTTCCGTGCCGCGCCGGGCCGGGCCGCGGTGGTATTGGCCGCCGGGGCGGCGGTGGGTCGGGGGGTCGGATCGGGTGTGCTCACGGCTCCTCCTGGCTCTCGCTGGGGCTATCCTCGGCGGTCCCGGTCACGGGTACCGGTGGTCTCCCAGCCGCGGCGGACCTCGCGGGCACCGGGGGCCGGTCCCTCGTCGCGGGTGCGGTAGACGATGTACGGGCGGAACAGGTAGTGGAACGGGGCCGTGAGGGCGTGCACAAGGCGCGTGAACGGCCAGATAGCGAACAGGATCATGCCCACGATGGTGTGGAGCTGGAACTCCCACGGAGCTGCCGCCATCGATGCGACGTCAGGCTGGAACACGAAGAGCGAGCGGAACCACGGGCTCACCGTCTCGCGATAGTCGAAGGCGTGCGAGGTCGGCTGGGTGACGCTCACGAGCGTGGTCCACACCCCGAGGGCAATGGCGCCGACAAGGAAGATGTACATCGCCTTGTCGTTGCGCGTGGTGGCCATGAACACCGGACCGGTGGTGCGGCGCCGGATGATGAGCAGCACGATTCCCAGCAGGGTGGAGACGCCCGCAATGAGACCCACGGAGAGCGCGAGGGCGTGGTACAGCCCCTCTGTGACCCCGACGGCCTCGGTCCACGTCTTCGGGATGACGAGGCCCACGAAGTGGCCTGCGATGACGAACACGAGCCCGTAGTGGAACACCGGAGAGCCGATCCGCAGGAGCCTGGACTCGTACAGCTGCGACGAACGGGTGGTCCATCCGAACTGGTCATAGCGGTACCGCCAGATGCTCCCCCCGACCAGGATCAGCACCATGAGGTATGGGGCGACGCCCCAGAGCAGGACGTCCATCAGCGCACTCCTCCTGTGGTGTAGCGCGGGCTGTCATGGTGCTCGGCAAGCGGCAGGAGCCGTGGATCGAACGGCTCCAGTCCCACCTGCTCGACTGGCGGCCCCGCGAGGGCCATGGCCTCGGCCCGGTTGGTGGGGGACGGTCCGGGAAGCGTCGCGCAGATCGCCTCCAGGACTGGCGCGTACATCGAGGAGTCGGCGGCGAGCTCGATGCGCAGCAGCTCGAGGCTCGCCCGGTACTCGGAGAGGATCGATCGGCCAGCGGCGAAGTCGACGCGCGCCGCGAACTCGAGGACGAGGGGCAGGAAGTCCGGCAGCTCCCCGTCGAGGTTCACGAGCCAGCCGCTGTCCCGA is a window encoding:
- a CDS encoding MFS transporter; translation: MSTPDPTPRPTAAPAANTTAARPGAARNLTLATLASVVGFWGWTVIAPLGTRYAHDLGLNAAQTGALVAMPVLVGALGRVPVGVLTDKFGGRRLLILILVVTAPLVLLVALAGSLKSYALLLVVGFFLGVAGTVFTAGIPFSAAWYPKARQGFATGIFGMGMGGTALSAFLTPRFVTWFGYWPTHVIIAVLLLVMAAVVFFFMRESPTWTPVASGSFGKLLNAAKMPVTWQLCFLYAVVFGGFVSFSTYLPTYLRDIYNFDLTSAGTRTAGFALAAVIARPIGGIIADRIGSKPVVIVSLTGVAVLAFVVNLQPSGEVATGLTFLAMAAALGLGTGGVFAWLGKQAPPGTVGAVTGVVSAAGGLGGYFPPLVMGATYNAAQHSYAIGLLLLVATALLALVLAIFMGRRKAAG
- the narI gene encoding respiratory nitrate reductase subunit gamma; the protein is MDVLLWGVAPYLMVLILVGGSIWRYRYDQFGWTTRSSQLYESRLLRIGSPVFHYGLVFVIAGHFVGLVIPKTWTEAVGVTEGLYHALALSVGLIAGVSTLLGIVLLIIRRRTTGPVFMATTRNDKAMYIFLVGAIALGVWTTLVSVTQPTSHAFDYRETVSPWFRSLFVFQPDVASMAAAPWEFQLHTIVGMILFAIWPFTRLVHALTAPFHYLFRPYIVYRTRDEGPAPGAREVRRGWETTGTRDRDRRG
- the narJ gene encoding nitrate reductase molybdenum cofactor assembly chaperone, whose product is MASRGKESESHERVLYAAAAALLDYPGERVQAMLPTLRGALAELPGPLPRLLESAAEQLAHDDEPVACRRYVDTFDLSRRHALHLSYWTDGDTRRRGEALAAFKQRYRDSGWLVNLDGELPDFLPLVLEFAARVDFAAGRSILSEYRASLELLRIELAADSSMYAPVLEAICATLPGPSPTNRAEAMALAGPPVEQVGLEPFDPRLLPLAEHHDSPRYTTGGVR